A window from Drosophila nasuta strain 15112-1781.00 chromosome 3, ASM2355853v1, whole genome shotgun sequence encodes these proteins:
- the LOC132789250 gene encoding BAG family molecular chaperone regulator 2 isoform X2 codes for MFENLLGIFRKRRRCEEEHLPSDPRTSINNNYDSSDENDDVDDVECPAAWNGAHINNLQIDRPYNVNERFVTILDQLDARVEKFRKDALNLQEKKDYLLMSMDLIKSNEMLQSMTEAEREEIMLYIQRVSSRLGTVELNVRTVRDVSQEDSLSQINALIDTMIKMGDPVMARQRCQLYLNACCSSTMDPSNHLGTVHEADIGPIDKKFESALLGCTLDDQKNIKKRLQALMGYLNKQTVTN; via the exons atgtttgaaaatttgttgggTATTTTTCGAAAACGACGTCGCTGTGAAGAAGAACATTTGCCATCTGATCCGCGAACCagcattaataataattacgaCAGCAGTGATGAGAATGATGATGTCGATGACGTTGAGTGTCCAGCTGCGTGGAACGGCGCACATATTAACAACTTGCAAATCGATAG GCCTTACAATGTGAACGAGCG ATTTGTTACAATACTCGATCAGTTGGATGCGCGTGTGGAGAAGTTCCGCAAGGATGCATTGAATTTACAAGAGAAGAAAGACTACCTCTTAATGTCCATGGATCTCATCAAGAGCAATGAGATGCTGCAGAGCATGACCGAGG CTGAACGTGAAGAGATTATGCTCTACATTCAACGAGTCAGTTCACGCCTGGGCACCGTTGAGCTCAATGTACGCACTGTGAGAGATGTATCCCAGGAGGATTCTCTCAGCCAGATCAATGCCTTGATCGACACCATGATCAAAATGGGTGATCCCGTGATGGCCCGCCAACGTTGCcagttatatttaaatgcctgctgcagcagcaccaTGGATCCAAGCAACCATTTGGGCACAGTGCACGAGGCGGATATCGGACCCATCGATAAGAAATTCGAGAGTGCTCTGCTTGGTTGCACTTTGGATGATCAAAAGAACATTAAGAAGCGTTTACAGGCATTGATGGGCTATCTGAATAAGCAAACTGTTaccaattaa
- the LOC132789250 gene encoding BAG family molecular chaperone regulator 2 isoform X1, translating into MDIDAPLAHGMQQEHNNHSNNHHHNNSSSSSHGYHSESSMNFDYLQGLRADAAAASTSSVAGGGSSGSNAYGLVDDSRALDRPYNVNERFVTILDQLDARVEKFRKDALNLQEKKDYLLMSMDLIKSNEMLQSMTEAEREEIMLYIQRVSSRLGTVELNVRTVRDVSQEDSLSQINALIDTMIKMGDPVMARQRCQLYLNACCSSTMDPSNHLGTVHEADIGPIDKKFESALLGCTLDDQKNIKKRLQALMGYLNKQTVTN; encoded by the exons ATGGATATTGATGCTCCATTGGCGCATGGCATGCAGCAGGagcacaacaaccacagcaacaatcatcatcataacaacagcagcagctcatccCACGGCTACCACTCGGAATCATCAATGAATTTCGATTACTTACAAGGCCTGCGCGCCGATGCAGCTGCGGCATCAACATCCTCGGTGGCCGGTGGtggcagcagtggcagcaatgCGTATGGACTTGTCGACGACAGTAGAGCACTGGACAG GCCTTACAATGTGAACGAGCG ATTTGTTACAATACTCGATCAGTTGGATGCGCGTGTGGAGAAGTTCCGCAAGGATGCATTGAATTTACAAGAGAAGAAAGACTACCTCTTAATGTCCATGGATCTCATCAAGAGCAATGAGATGCTGCAGAGCATGACCGAGG CTGAACGTGAAGAGATTATGCTCTACATTCAACGAGTCAGTTCACGCCTGGGCACCGTTGAGCTCAATGTACGCACTGTGAGAGATGTATCCCAGGAGGATTCTCTCAGCCAGATCAATGCCTTGATCGACACCATGATCAAAATGGGTGATCCCGTGATGGCCCGCCAACGTTGCcagttatatttaaatgcctgctgcagcagcaccaTGGATCCAAGCAACCATTTGGGCACAGTGCACGAGGCGGATATCGGACCCATCGATAAGAAATTCGAGAGTGCTCTGCTTGGTTGCACTTTGGATGATCAAAAGAACATTAAGAAGCGTTTACAGGCATTGATGGGCTATCTGAATAAGCAAACTGTTaccaattaa
- the LOC132789246 gene encoding probable chitinase 10 isoform X2, with product MAYISTFLVILLLDTTLTASSQLQWMRKPTNSVTIRQSAGGLCANHLAGSFVEHAEDCRLFYLCMERGDAVLASCPSTMLFNSENKICDAPENVRCTNSSSNTGSGSTSNPPPSASDNDLNNMVTDAATYCATLTPQPENDRIVYIGSSTSCNNYYICYYGQAIPQTCSAELHWNAVTAKCDLPERAQCTLETPPNTPPADSTNISNELIHCPPHGQHLYPHMRRCEFFIYCVKGYATLQQCPFYYYFDVVTKSCQWSRTAICARDLNFARH from the exons ATGGCTTACATTTCAACTTTTCTAG TGATTTTGCTGCTCGATACGACGTTGACAGCCTCCTCACAACTGCAATGGATGAGGAAGCCAACCAACTCGGTAACAATACGCCAGAGTGCTGGAGGCTTGTGTGCCAATCACTTGGCTGGCTCATTTGTGGAGCATGCCGAAGACTGTCGGTTGTTTTATCTGTGCATGGAGCGTGGTGATGCTGTGCTGGCCTCCTGCCCGTCAACGATGCTGTTCAACTCGGAGAATAAAATTTGCGATGCGCCAGAGAATGTGAGATGCAcgaatagcagcagcaacactggTAGTGGAAGCACTAGCAATCCGCCGCCCAGTGCCAGCGACAATGACTTAAACAACATGGTCACGGATGCCGCCACTTATTGTGCCACGTTAACGCCTCAGCCGGAAAACGATCGCATTGTTTATATAGGCAGCTCGACCAGCTGTAATAATTACTACATTTGTTATTATGGACAGGCCATTCCGCAGACATGCAGCGCGGAGTTGCACTGGAATGCAGTGACGGCCAAATGCGATTTGCCGGAGAGAGCACAATGTACACTGGAAACTCCGCCAAATACGCCGCCAGCGGATAGTACAAATATCTCCAATGAACTAATCCATTGCCCACCCCATGGACAGCATTTGTATCCACATATGCGGCGCTGTGAGTTCTTCATTTATTGCGTTAAGGGCTACGCCACCTTGCAACAGTGCCCCTTTTATTACTATTTCGATGTTGTTACCAAAAGCTGTCAATGGTCTCGTACGGCAATCTGTGCGAGGGATTTAAATTTCGCGCGTCATTAG
- the LOC132789246 gene encoding probable chitinase 10 isoform X1, whose protein sequence is MRFATSVCLLFAARQERVCCCFFFFVLFFICPKYISRMRMRILLVLILLLDTTLTASSQLQWMRKPTNSVTIRQSAGGLCANHLAGSFVEHAEDCRLFYLCMERGDAVLASCPSTMLFNSENKICDAPENVRCTNSSSNTGSGSTSNPPPSASDNDLNNMVTDAATYCATLTPQPENDRIVYIGSSTSCNNYYICYYGQAIPQTCSAELHWNAVTAKCDLPERAQCTLETPPNTPPADSTNISNELIHCPPHGQHLYPHMRRCEFFIYCVKGYATLQQCPFYYYFDVVTKSCQWSRTAICARDLNFARH, encoded by the exons ATGCGATTTGCAAcaagtgtttgtttgttgtttgccgcTCGGCAGGAACgagtttgctgctgcttcttcttctttgtgcTGTTCTTCATCTGCCCAAAATACATATCcagaatgcgaatgcgaatttTGTTGGTAC TGATTTTGCTGCTCGATACGACGTTGACAGCCTCCTCACAACTGCAATGGATGAGGAAGCCAACCAACTCGGTAACAATACGCCAGAGTGCTGGAGGCTTGTGTGCCAATCACTTGGCTGGCTCATTTGTGGAGCATGCCGAAGACTGTCGGTTGTTTTATCTGTGCATGGAGCGTGGTGATGCTGTGCTGGCCTCCTGCCCGTCAACGATGCTGTTCAACTCGGAGAATAAAATTTGCGATGCGCCAGAGAATGTGAGATGCAcgaatagcagcagcaacactggTAGTGGAAGCACTAGCAATCCGCCGCCCAGTGCCAGCGACAATGACTTAAACAACATGGTCACGGATGCCGCCACTTATTGTGCCACGTTAACGCCTCAGCCGGAAAACGATCGCATTGTTTATATAGGCAGCTCGACCAGCTGTAATAATTACTACATTTGTTATTATGGACAGGCCATTCCGCAGACATGCAGCGCGGAGTTGCACTGGAATGCAGTGACGGCCAAATGCGATTTGCCGGAGAGAGCACAATGTACACTGGAAACTCCGCCAAATACGCCGCCAGCGGATAGTACAAATATCTCCAATGAACTAATCCATTGCCCACCCCATGGACAGCATTTGTATCCACATATGCGGCGCTGTGAGTTCTTCATTTATTGCGTTAAGGGCTACGCCACCTTGCAACAGTGCCCCTTTTATTACTATTTCGATGTTGTTACCAAAAGCTGTCAATGGTCTCGTACGGCAATCTGTGCGAGGGATTTAAATTTCGCGCGTCATTAG
- the LOC132792707 gene encoding uncharacterized protein LOC132792707 has product MFSRSIVIFLGKNGAHKFSAIETERHQLDIQRDVNKMYKFALFSCLVLCMCSLRHVHGDVFEECSNSQEGSFVASWENCQSYVYCDGDDSILGQCDDGEYFDSESGACDLSTNVRCFLDEVDEPPMPDEEEEEEAGDDDLPLEPEPTPPTMDNPTTVDYLNIAPVVKPNCPFSDDPSQVILMPNNASCTGYYLCYHGHAMEMHCTNDLHFNAQSGQCDHPENAHCALAEPTAHKCLPHMTDFFPHPDKCSYFYYCIKGFLTLQQCPFFYGWDIERRSCVHLNVAKCFATSRRAQSIRIDILPVVFTVIILGCVFPVRAINITECGSNENGEYMNITRSDCNYTVIFCNGQNSQFCDAIDMCDPSYNCPEATDISVSTTIGTTFSTSNGSTFSTSVGSTVSTTPRSTTTGTPAEDIQCSEFIHCDGDNSYYCNGECDEPVSCYETTPVDTTTQQLLSTVTREASTNNVYTEPYTTTTKISTTTTKRTTTTSPIDSNCGSMHNSKRYCAFLLVLVCLFGSESLADIFEQCNEENDQQFIVSNTSCTHFILCNGEDSHEGECPDGDRFNAEEQMCELMEDIDCRTGQSIDINNSIIMGSATAAPETTTTTLTSTLAVVQTTSPSPANSSPASSLTISSSNPVFTSVASICPRADNPNQIVLLAHEQSCSDYFICYGGQPIAMHCAPTLHFNVKTGKCDKAEIVKCLRSSIAVRDQCKKHTVDVYPHPDNCNYFYYCRNGYLLLQQCPFFYGWDYDKRSCVAIRQAKCYGRTRI; this is encoded by the exons ATGTTTTCTCGATCAATTGTGATATTTTTGGGGAAAAATGGAGCCCATAAATTCAGCGCAATTGAAACTGAGAGGCATCAGTTAGACATTCAACGCGACgtcaataaaatgtataaatttgcGCTATTTTCGTGCTTGGTACTTTGTATGTGCTCATTGAGGCACGTTCATGGAGATGTGTTCGAGGAATGTTCAAATTCGCAGGAAGGAAGTTTTGTTGCCAGCTGGGAGAATTGTCAATCGTATGTTTATTGCGATGGTGATGATTCCATACTGGGTCAGTGCGATGATGGCGAATACTTTGACTCGGAATCTGGGGCATGTGATCTATCAACGAATGTGCGCTGTTTTTTGGATGAGGTCGACGAACCTCCAATGccagacgaagaagaagaggaagaggccGGAGATGACGATTTACCACTTGAACCAGAGCCAACGCCGCCAACAATGGATAATCCAACCACAGTGGACTATTTAAACATTGCACCCGTTGTAAAGCCCAACTGCCCGTTTAGCGATGATCCGAGCCAGGTTATTCTGATGCCCAACAATGCATCATGCACTGGATATTATCTTTGCTATCATGGTCATGCCATGGAAATGCATTGCACTAATGACCTGCATTTCAATGCCCAGAGTGGCCAGTGTGATCATCCCGAAAACGCTCATTGCGCG CTGGCTGAGCCGACGGCACACAAGTGCTTGCCCCATATGACCGATTTCTTTCCACATCCGGATAAGTGCAGTTATTTCTACTACTGCATCAAGGGCTTTCTGACGCTGCAACAGTGTCCCTTCTTCTATGGTTGGGATATTGAACGACGAAGCTGTGTGCATCTGAACGTGGCTAAATGCTTTGCCACCTCGAGACGTGC ACAATCTATTCGAATTGACATCCTGCCCGTCGTTTTTACCGTCATCATTCTCGGTTGCGTCTTCCCCGTTCGCGCCATTAATATCACCGAATGCGGTAGCAACGAAAATGGGGAATACATGAACATCACTCGCTCGGATTGTAACTACACTGTGATATTTTGTAATGGCCAGAACTCACAGTTCTGCGACGCAATCGATATGTGTGATCCCTCTTACAATTGCCCTGAAGCCACCGATATAAGCGTCAGTACAACAATTGGAACAACATTTAGTACATCGAATGGATCAACATTCAGCACATCGGTTGGATCAACAGTCAGCACAACGCCACGATCGACCACGACAGGAACTCCAGCAGAGGATATAC AGTGTAGCGAGTTTATCCATTGCGATGGCGATAATTCCTATTACTGTAATGGAGAATGCGACGAGCCTGTGAGTTGCTACGAAACCACTCCGGTGGACACAACCACACAACAACTCCTGTCGACCGTCACCAGAGAGGCGAGCACCAATAATGTCTATACAGAGCCCTACACAACTACTACGAAGATATCAACAACTACTACGAAGAGAACAACAACCACT TCGCCCATTGACAGCAACTGCGGAAGCATGCATAATTCTAAAAGATACTGTGCGTTTTTACTGGTGTTAGTTTGCCTCTTTGGCTCTGAATCTCTGGCTGATATTTTCGAGCAGTGTAATGAAGAAAACGATCAACAGTTTATAGTGTCTAACACGAGTTGCACTCATTTCATTCTCTGCAACGGAGAGGACTCCCATGAAGGCGAATGCCCAGACGGAGACAGATTTAATGCTGAGGAGCAAATGTGTGAGCTTATGGAGGATATCGATTGTCGCACTGGCCAGTCCATTGATATTAATAACAGCATTATCATGGGAAGTGCTACCGCAGCTCCagaaacaactacaactacactGACTTCAACGCTAGCAGTTGTCCAAACTACAAGCCCATCTCCTGCGAATAGTAGCCCCGCCAGCAGCTTAACAATTTCATCCAGCAATCCAGTATTTACCTCTGTGGCTAGCATCTGTCCACGCGCAGATAATCCCAATCAAATCGTGCTCTTGGCTCATGAACAATCCTGTTCCGACTACTTTATTTGCTACGGTGGTCAACCTATTGCCATGCACTGTGCGCCgactttgcattttaatgtaaAAACTGGAAAGTGCGACAAAGCTGAGATAGTTAAATGTTTG AGATCGAGCATTGCCGTTCGGGATCAGTGTAAGAAGCACACTGTTGATGTTTACCCACATCCAGATAATTGCAACTATTTTTACTATTGCCGCAATGGTTACCTTTTGCTTCAGCAGTGCCCATTCTTCTATGGCTGGGATTATGATAAGCGTTCTTGTGTAGCGATTCGTCAGGCCAAATGTTATGGTCGTACTCGTATTTGA
- the LOC132789251 gene encoding uncharacterized protein LOC132789251 has translation MRTYMLKLLLLVLGCLPPGQLIEAAFLQECEGYIITLITNPNSECSEFIHCDGDNSYYCNGECDEPVSCYETTPVDTTTQQLLSTVTREASTNNVYTEPYTTTTKISTTTTKRTTTTVTTTTKTSSNNPYVICRESGQNMVFPYPPNNSYYYQCISKYLLLQQCPQNFFFNESEGKCTGRSPYRL, from the coding sequence ATGCGAACTTATATGTTGAAACTCCTACTACTTGTACTTGGGTGCCTGCCGCCTGGGCAGCTGATTGAGGCGGCGTTCCTGCAGGAATGCGAAGGCTACATCATCACTCTTATTACCAATCCGAATTCAGAGTGTAGCGAGTTTATCCATTGCGATGGCGATAATTCCTATTACTGTAATGGAGAATGCGACGAGCCTGTGAGTTGCTACGAAACCACTCCGGTGGACACAACCACACAACAACTCCTGTCGACCGTCACCAGAGAGGCGAGCACCAATAATGTCTATACAGAGCCCTACACAACTACTACGAAGATATCAACAACTACTACGAAGAGAACAACAACCACTGTAACCACTACAACGAAGACCAGCAGCAATAATCCTTATGTCATCTGCAGAGAGTCTGGCCAAAATATGGTTTTCCCTTATCCACCGAATAATAGCTATTATTATCAGtgcatttcaaaatatcttcTGCTGCAGCAATGCCCGCAGAATTTTTTCTTCAATGAGTCAGAGGGTAAATGCACGGGTCGGAGTCCTTATCGATTGTAA
- the LOC132789252 gene encoding uncharacterized protein LOC132789252 — translation MRQSIRIDILPVVFTVIILGCVFPVRAINITECGSNENGEYMNITRSDCNYTVIFCNGQNSQFCDAIDMCDPSYNCPEATDISVSTTIGTTFSTSNGSTFSTSVGSTVSTTPRSTTTGTPAEDIRAKCRRGITAKYKYPGNCNYYYYCLEGFLIVEQCPFGFVFSEETKACSRLTPDYQGCK, via the coding sequence ATGAGACAATCTATTCGAATTGACATCCTGCCCGTCGTTTTTACCGTCATCATTCTCGGTTGCGTCTTCCCCGTTCGCGCCATTAATATCACCGAATGCGGTAGCAACGAAAATGGGGAATACATGAACATCACTCGCTCGGATTGTAACTACACTGTGATATTTTGTAATGGCCAGAACTCACAGTTCTGCGACGCAATCGATATGTGTGATCCCTCTTACAATTGCCCTGAAGCCACCGATATAAGCGTCAGTACAACAATTGGAACAACATTTAGTACATCGAATGGATCAACATTCAGCACATCGGTTGGATCAACAGTCAGCACAACGCCACGATCGACCACGACAGGAACTCCAGCAGAGGATATACGTGCGAAATGTAGGCGAGGGATTacagcaaaatataaatatcccggcaattgtaattattactattactgTCTTGAGGGATTTCTGATTGTGGAGCAGTGCCCCTTCGGCTTTGTCTTCAGCGAGGAGACAAAAGCATGTTCGAGGCTAACGCCAGACTATCAGGGTTGCAAGTGA
- the LOC132789241 gene encoding LOW QUALITY PROTEIN: cyclic AMP response element-binding protein A (The sequence of the model RefSeq protein was modified relative to this genomic sequence to represent the inferred CDS: deleted 1 base in 1 codon), which translates to MDSFYDGDLKDIWDSDLDPTESLKISSDHDMHDWFYDRDVKDPAVILHDKLISDALLNGTGPIKTEHSYSLNSDGDSLPDSPKSLQAKIDDMDDECYSGSGRITIDPKCLTLHPPTRNNRSSAMLSMSSTSANPALHTAITELAPTNAVLGRHGHGDVVQQHCGNSVSNHSNSSSGSSNSMSVALEHFQQAQHLADMYDDNDCSSSVSSAREGSISPDICSDIEIDEAVIKDEPMSPDSSCPASPNSQNSSAHQLSINLANLQTELLFDQKHGGLLLTANSNNLIKSQQQHQLLLGQSSQSQSSLMVPKIAIKSEKQSAASNNSSSGKSHAYGIPLTPPSSLPSDDSEGNLSPEHLYAPLSPNASAVSISAVTNAAANANSADSANNGSARRAASALARAAASSSNGASNNAATSTRQPIHTPLISSQPKGSTGTLLLTEEEKRTLLAEGYPIPQKLPLTKAEEKSLKKIRRKIKNKISAQESRRKKKEYMDQLERRVEILVTENHDYKKRLESLEETNANLLSQLHKLQAVVSKHNVKKS; encoded by the exons ATGGATTCATTCTACGATGGCGACCTTAAAGATATATGGGACTCCGATTTAGATCCG ACGGAATCCTTGAAAATAAGCAGCGATCACGATATGCACGATTGGTTTTATGATCGCGATGTCAAGGATCCAGCCGTAATACTCCATGACAAGCTCATCTCCGATGCGCTGCTCAATGGCACGGGTCCAATCAAAACGGAGCATTCCTATAGTCTCAACAGCGATGGTGACTCC CTACCTGATTCACCTAAAAGCCTGCAGGCCAAGATCGATG ACATGGATGACGAGTGCTACTCAGGCAGTGGCCGCATCACCATTGATCCCAAATGCCTCACACTACACCCGCCCACAAGAAATAATCGCAGCAGTGCCATGCTGAGCATGAGCAGCACCAGCGCCAATCCCGCATTACACACAGCCATAACGGAGTTGGCGCCCACGAACGCAGTCCTTGGTCGTCATGGCCATGGCGATGTAGTGCAGCAGCATTGTGGCAACAGCGTTAGcaatcacagcaacagcagcagtggcagcagcaatagcatgAGCGTGGCATTGGAACATTTTCAACAAGCTCAACACTTGGCTGACATGTATGACGATAACGATTGCAGTTCGTCGGTGTCATCGGCTAGGGAGGGCAGCATATCGCCCGATATATGCTCGGACATTGAGATCGATGAGGCAGTCATCAAGGATGAGCCAATGTCGCCCGACTCTAGCTGCCCCGCCAGTCCAAACTCACAGAACAGCAGCGCCCATCAGCTGAGCATCAATCTGGCCAATTTACAAACAGAGTTGCTCTTTGACCAAAAG CATGGTGGACTTTTGCTTActgcaaacagcaacaacctcATCAAatcccagcagcagcaccaactgTTGCTTGGTCAgagcagccaaagccaaagcagccTTATGGTGCCCAAGATAGCCATCAAAAGTGAGAAACAAAGTGcggccagcaacaacagttcaTCGGGTAAATCGCATGCGTATGGCATACCGTTGACGCCGCCCTCCTCTCTGCCCAGCGATGACTCCGAAGGTAACTTGTCGCCGGAACATTTGTATGCGCCACTGTCCCCCAACGCTTCCGCCGTTTCGATATCCGCCGTTACCAATGCAGCCGCCAATGCCAATTCAGCTGATTCAGCCAACAATGGGAGCGCGCGACGCGCTGCCTCAGCTTTGGCACGCGCCGCCGCAAGTAGCAGCAATGGTGCCTCGAATAATGCCGCAACATCGACGAGGCAACCCATACACACGCCGTTGATAAGCTCCCAGCCG AAAGGTTCCACGGGCACCCTGCTATTGACAGAGGAGGAGAAACGCACGCTTCTGGCCGAGGGTTATCCCATACCACAGAAGCTGCCACTGACCAAAGCCGAAGAAAAGTCACTGAAGAAGATACGACGCAAAATTAAGAATAAG ATCTCCGCTCAGGAAAGTCGTCGTAAAAAGAAGGAGTATATGGATCAATTGGAGCGGCGCGTTGAAATTTTGGTTACCGAGAATCATGATTACAAGAAACGCCTCGAGTCACTGGAGGAGACCAATGCCAATCTACTTAGTCAGCTGCACAAATTGCAGGCCGTAGTTAGCAAGCACAATGTGAAAAAGTCCTAA
- the LOC132789234 gene encoding protein argonaute-2 isoform X3: protein MGKKNKYKKEPQEAAVPLQPQQPQQQQARQGQPAEGVRDGERGWQVAGQQQQRQGEAQGGQGSQQGGWTQAGQQQRRPGAQQGGQAGQGGQQGAGYQQRGQQGGSYQQRGPQGGQQGGQQGGGYQQRGPQGGQQGAGYQQRGPPPSAGSTAVQVPQDGPIKRGTLGRPGTCAVNYLDVDLSKMPDKAFHYDVTIVPDRPKKFYRQAFDVFRTQYLKNAIAAFDGSKSCYAVDKLTSPIDGEVEVIDRYGRTVHYTITIKETDNSIVDLSSLRSYIKDKIYDKPMRAMQCLEVVLAEPCNKNAIRAGRSFFMKSGNGAPVELRDGYEALVGLYQSFVLGDKPFVNVDVSHKSFPMSMPVIDYMVNHNRIRMDDIRSGNCNNNLRDVFSFLKDINIVYEPPKIFASTPRAYKVNGFSQQPPKMLKFESDGKVITVEEYFASRGYKLQYPNLYCLHVGPPAKTFICLWSCAALRRGKH, encoded by the exons atgggaaaaaagAATA aaTATAAGAAAGAGCCACAGGAAGCTGCAGTTCCactgcagccacagcagccacaacaacaacaag CTCGGCAAGGACAGCCAGCCGAGGGCGTCCGTGATGGCGAAAGAGGCTGGCAAGTAGCtggtcaacaacaacagaggcAAGGAGAAGCACAAGGTGGACAGGGATCGCAGCAAGGAGGTTGGACACAAGCGGGTCAACAGCAACGTAGACCTGGTGCACAACAAGGAGGACAAGCTGGGCAAGGTGGCCAGCAAGGTGCTGGATATCAACAGCGTGGACAACAGGGTGGCAGTTATCAACAACGTGGACCACAAGGTGGTCAACAGGGAGGCCAACAAGGTGGCGGTTATCAGCAGCGTGGACCACAAGGTGGTCAACAAGGTGCTGGATATCAGCAGCGTGGTCCACCGCCTTCCGCTGGTAGTACTGCTGTACAGGTTCCGCAAGACGGGCCCATTAAACGTGGCACATTGGGCAGACCCGGCACTTGTGCCGTCAACTATTTGGATGTTGATTTAAGCAAAATGCCGGATAAAGCTTTTCATTATGACGTGACCATAGTGCCCGATCGTCCCAAAAAGTTCTACAGGCAGGCTTTTGACGTGTTTCGCACGCAATATCTGAAAAATGCGATTGCCGCTTTCGATGGTAGTAAATCTTGCTACGCTGTGGATAAACTAACGTCTCCAATTGACGGCGAAGTAGAG GTGATAGATCGTTATGGCCGTACCGTTCATTACACAATTACAATCAAGGAAACCGATAACAGCATTGTAGACCTTAGCTCGCTGCGTAG TTATATAAAAGACAAGATCTATGACAAGCCCATGCGTGCCATGCAGTGTCTGGAGGTGGTGCTGGCTGAGCCCTGCAATAAGAATGCCATACGTGCTGGACGttcattttttatgaaatctGGCAATGGAGCACCTGTGGAGCTGCGAGATGGCTATGAGGCATTGGTCGGTCTCTATCAGAGTTTTGTGCTGGGCGACAAACCCTTTGTGAATGTCGATGTCTCTCACAAGTCGTTTCCTATGTCAATGCCAGTGATTGATTACATGGTGAACCATAATCGTATCCGTATGGACGACATACGGAGCGgcaattgtaataataatttgaggGACGTTTTCTCGTTTTTGAAAGACATTAATATTGTCTATGAGccaccaaaaatatttgcatcgACACCGCGTGCCTATAAGGTGAATGGATTTTCGCAGCAGCcaccaaaaatgttgaaatttgaGTCAGACGGCAAGGTTATAACTGTTGAGGAATATTTTGCATCGCGAGGATATAAATTGCAGTATCCCAATCTGTATTGTCTGCATGTTGGACCACCGgccaaaacatttatttgcctGTGGAGTTGTGCCGCATTGAGGAGGGGCAAGCATTAA